From the Daucus carota subsp. sativus chromosome 8, DH1 v3.0, whole genome shotgun sequence genome, one window contains:
- the LOC108199675 gene encoding beta-glucosidase-like SFR2, chloroplastic isoform X1 has protein sequence MAIAALFVSATKLAGILVTVSVAANVFSFDRYRKKNLNKIISPIDETADILAVFNVNPAEGEDEFFFGLATAPAHVEDELDDAWLQFAEKDPSNKEPIVQPADAIMGSAAGDGGSQQAPLPATDVKNTLKRRKPRKISMEAKIRGFGKYMKEEGPPPVSEESHHNVAAWHNVPHPEERLRFWSDPDTELKLAKETGIRVFRMGIDWTRIMPTEPVNGLKETVNYAALERYKWIINRVRSYGMKVMLTLFHHSLPPWAGEYGGWRSEKTVDYFMDFTKLVVDSVSDMVDYWITFNEPHVFCMLTYCAGSWPGGNPDMLEVATSALPTGIFNQTILSITTAHLKAYDYIHQQSNGSSTSKVGVAHHVSFMRPYGVFDVASVSVANSLTLFPFMDSVSNKMDYIGLNYYGQEVIAGAGLKLVETDEYSESGRGVYPDGLFRMLMHFHERYKHLNLPFIITENGVADETDLIRRPYMLEHLLALYAAMLKGVRVLGYLFWTISDNWEWADGYGPKFGLVAVDRLNDLARIPRPSYHLFTKVATSGIVTREERKQAWNELQRAAREKKTRPFYRIVNKKGLMYAGGLDEPSMRAYVERDWKFGHYEMEGPQDSLSRFVRWSLRPFSIRRKSKAYQDDDELIPQPL, from the exons ATGGCGATAGCAGCTTTGTTCGTCTCGGCGACGAAGCTCGCCGGAATTCTCGTCACCGTCAGTGTCGCCGCCAACGTTTTCTCATTTGACCGTTACCGGAAAAAGAATCTCAACAAAATCATTTCTCCGATCGATGAAACCGCCGATATTCTCGCCGTCTTTAATGTCAATCCAGCTGAAG GAgaagatgaatttttttttggactGGCAACGGCACCAGCACATGTTGAAGATGAACTAGATGATGCTTGGCTCCAGTTTGCAGAAAAAGACCCTAGCAACAAAGAGCCCATCGTGCAACCGGCAGATGCTATAATGGGTTCTGCTGCTGGTGATGGTGGATCCCAGCAAGCTCCATTACCCGCAACAGATGTTAAGAATACTTTAAAGAGAAGGAAGCCCCGTAAGATATCTATGGAAGCTAAAATCAGAGGATTTGGTAAATACATGAAAGAGGAAGGACCACCCCCAGTCTCTGAAGAATCTCATCATAACGTAGCTGCCTGGCACAATGTTCCACATCC GGAGGAGAGGTTGAGGTTTTGGTCTGATCCGGACACAGAGTTGAAACTGGCTAAAGAGACCGGAATCCGTGTCTTTCGAATGGGGATTGATTGGACAAGGATCATGCCAACGGAGCCAGTTAATGGGCTCAAGGAAACC GTAAACTATGCAGCTTTGGAAAGATATAAGTGGATCATCAATAGAGTTCGTTCTTATGGTATGAAAGTGATGCTGACTCTGTTCCATCATTCTTTGCCACCATGGGCTGGTGAGTATGGAGGATGGAGATCGGAGAAAACTGTCGATTATTTCATGGACTTCACCAA ACTTGTTGTTGACTCTGTATCAGATATGGTAGACTATTGGATAACATTTAATGAGCCTCATGTCTTCTGTATGCTCACTTATTGTGCTGGTTCTTGGCCCGGTGGCAACCCTGACATGCTGGAGGTTGCTACTTCTGCTTTACCTACTGGAATATTCAACCAAACCATATTAAGCATCACTACCGCTCACTTGAAGGCCTATGACTACATTCATCAACAAAG CAATGGGTCATCGACATCAAAAGTTGGAGTGGCACATCATGTGTCATTCATGCGTCCATATGGGGTCTTTGATGTAGCTTCTGTATCAGTTGCTAATTCCTTAACTCTCTTTCCATTTATGGATAGTGTCTCCAACAAGATGGATTATATAGGGTTAAATTACTACGGACAG GAAGTGATTGCTGGGGCTGGACTGAAGCTGGTAGAGACTGATGAATATAGTGAATCTGGACGTGGGGTATATCCTGATGGTTTATTCCGTATGCTGATGCACTTCCATGAAAGATACAAGCACTTAAATCTACCATTCATCATTACTGAAAATGGTGTTGCCGATGAGACAGATTTGATCAGACGACCATACATGTTGGAACATTTACTTGCACTTTATGCAGCCATGTTGAAG GGTGTCCGTGTGCTTGGGTATCTGTTTTGGACTATTTCAGATAACTGGGAGTGGGCTGATGGTTATGGTCCTAAATTTGGACTTGTTGCAGTTGATCGTCTCAATGATCTTGCACGAATTCCACGCCCATCGTATCATTTGTTTACAAAA GTAGCAACTTCGGGTATAGTCACTCGTGAAGAGAGGAAGCAAGCATGGAATGAACTTCAAAGAGCTGCTAGAGAGAAAAAAACGAGACCCTTTTACCGCATAGTTAACAAAAAGGGTTTAATGTATGCAG GAGGCCTTGATGAACCCTCAATGAGAGCTTATGTTGAACGAGATTGGAAGTTTGGACATTATGAAATGGAAGGTCCACAGGATAGTCTGAGCCGCTTTGTCAGATGGAGTCTCCGACCTTTCTCCATCAGAAGAAAATCGAAAGCATACCAGGATGATGATGAACTGATTCCTCAACCCCTTTAA
- the LOC108197778 gene encoding mediator of RNA polymerase II transcription subunit 32: protein MDSIVDTLNTAYQEYVAAAAGALEAKELAGAQNTPATDAALENFKQRWELFRVACDRAEEFIESVKQRIGSECLVDEATGSVTGKTGQSAAPGLPPISAVRLEQMSKAVRWLVIELQQGSGTAGSSSLTHPSAPFDARFSEDPAQ from the coding sequence ATGGACAGTATTGTTGATACTTTGAACACTGCGTATCAAGAATATGTTGCTGCAGCTGCTGGTGCACTTGAAGCCAAAGAGCTTGCCGGTGCACAAAATACACCTGCAACTGATGCAGCCCTTGAGAATTTTAAGCAGCGATGGGAGTTGTTTAGAGTGGCATGTGATCGGGCTGAGGAGTTTATTGAGTCTGTAAAGCAGAGGATAGGATCTGAGTGTCTGGTTGATGAAGCCACCGGTTCTGTTACAGGAAAGACTGGACAGAGTGCCGCGCCTGGTCTTCCACCTATTAGTGCAGTTCGGTTAGAACAGATGAGTAAAGCTGTTAGATGGTTAGTAATTGAATTACAACAAGGTTCAGGAACAGCTGGTTCTTCATCACTTACCCACCCTTCTGCTCCCTTCGATGCTAGATTTTCTGAAGATCCCGCCCAGTAG
- the LOC108199675 gene encoding beta-glucosidase-like SFR2, chloroplastic isoform X2 translates to MAIAALFVSATKLAGILVTVSVAANVFSFDRYRKKNLNKIISPIDETADILAVFNVNPAEGEDEFFFGLATAPAHVEDELDDAWLQFAEKDPSNKEPIVQPADAIMGSAAGDGGSQQAPLPATDVKNTLKRRKPRKISMEAKIRGFGKYMKEEGPPPVSEESHHNVAAWHNVPHPEERLRFWSDPDTELKLAKETGIRVFRMGIDWTRIMPTEPVNGLKETVNYAALERYKWIINRVRSYGMKVMLTLFHHSLPPWAGEYGGWRSEKTVDYFMDFTKLVVDSVSDMVDYWITFNEPHVFCMLTYCAGSWPGGNPDMLEVATSALPTGIFNQTILSITTAHLKAYDYIHQQSNGSSTSKVGVAHHVSFMRPYGVFDVASVSVANSLTLFPFMDSVSNKMDYIGLNYYGQEVIAGAGLKLVETDEYSESGRGVYPDGLFRMLMHFHERYKHLNLPFIITENGVADETDLIRRPYMLEHLLALYAAMLKGVRVLGYLFWTISDNWEWADGYGPKFGLVAVDRLNDLARIPRPSYHLFTKVATSGIVTREERKQAWNELQRAAREKKTRPFYRIVNKKGLMYAGFNMKDPIQIPYPDTHVMSGGHGYKGKNGESQ, encoded by the exons ATGGCGATAGCAGCTTTGTTCGTCTCGGCGACGAAGCTCGCCGGAATTCTCGTCACCGTCAGTGTCGCCGCCAACGTTTTCTCATTTGACCGTTACCGGAAAAAGAATCTCAACAAAATCATTTCTCCGATCGATGAAACCGCCGATATTCTCGCCGTCTTTAATGTCAATCCAGCTGAAG GAgaagatgaatttttttttggactGGCAACGGCACCAGCACATGTTGAAGATGAACTAGATGATGCTTGGCTCCAGTTTGCAGAAAAAGACCCTAGCAACAAAGAGCCCATCGTGCAACCGGCAGATGCTATAATGGGTTCTGCTGCTGGTGATGGTGGATCCCAGCAAGCTCCATTACCCGCAACAGATGTTAAGAATACTTTAAAGAGAAGGAAGCCCCGTAAGATATCTATGGAAGCTAAAATCAGAGGATTTGGTAAATACATGAAAGAGGAAGGACCACCCCCAGTCTCTGAAGAATCTCATCATAACGTAGCTGCCTGGCACAATGTTCCACATCC GGAGGAGAGGTTGAGGTTTTGGTCTGATCCGGACACAGAGTTGAAACTGGCTAAAGAGACCGGAATCCGTGTCTTTCGAATGGGGATTGATTGGACAAGGATCATGCCAACGGAGCCAGTTAATGGGCTCAAGGAAACC GTAAACTATGCAGCTTTGGAAAGATATAAGTGGATCATCAATAGAGTTCGTTCTTATGGTATGAAAGTGATGCTGACTCTGTTCCATCATTCTTTGCCACCATGGGCTGGTGAGTATGGAGGATGGAGATCGGAGAAAACTGTCGATTATTTCATGGACTTCACCAA ACTTGTTGTTGACTCTGTATCAGATATGGTAGACTATTGGATAACATTTAATGAGCCTCATGTCTTCTGTATGCTCACTTATTGTGCTGGTTCTTGGCCCGGTGGCAACCCTGACATGCTGGAGGTTGCTACTTCTGCTTTACCTACTGGAATATTCAACCAAACCATATTAAGCATCACTACCGCTCACTTGAAGGCCTATGACTACATTCATCAACAAAG CAATGGGTCATCGACATCAAAAGTTGGAGTGGCACATCATGTGTCATTCATGCGTCCATATGGGGTCTTTGATGTAGCTTCTGTATCAGTTGCTAATTCCTTAACTCTCTTTCCATTTATGGATAGTGTCTCCAACAAGATGGATTATATAGGGTTAAATTACTACGGACAG GAAGTGATTGCTGGGGCTGGACTGAAGCTGGTAGAGACTGATGAATATAGTGAATCTGGACGTGGGGTATATCCTGATGGTTTATTCCGTATGCTGATGCACTTCCATGAAAGATACAAGCACTTAAATCTACCATTCATCATTACTGAAAATGGTGTTGCCGATGAGACAGATTTGATCAGACGACCATACATGTTGGAACATTTACTTGCACTTTATGCAGCCATGTTGAAG GGTGTCCGTGTGCTTGGGTATCTGTTTTGGACTATTTCAGATAACTGGGAGTGGGCTGATGGTTATGGTCCTAAATTTGGACTTGTTGCAGTTGATCGTCTCAATGATCTTGCACGAATTCCACGCCCATCGTATCATTTGTTTACAAAA GTAGCAACTTCGGGTATAGTCACTCGTGAAGAGAGGAAGCAAGCATGGAATGAACTTCAAAGAGCTGCTAGAGAGAAAAAAACGAGACCCTTTTACCGCATAGTTAACAAAAAGGGTTTAATGTATGCAG GTTTCAACATGAAAGATCCAATTCAGATCCCATACCCAGACACACATGTCATGTCTGGTGGACATGGCTATAAGGGCAAAAATGGAGAGTCCCAGTAA
- the LOC108198953 gene encoding gibberellin 2-beta-dioxygenase 2 has protein sequence MVLATPAIGKSEKIQEFQIPVIDFSAERSEVCKQITKACEEYGFFKVINHGIPENCIKKLEDEGTEFFGKSALEKQAAGPAKYPWGYGSKNIGLNGDTGEIEYLLLNVNPDSISQVSQFVSSATDPMQFSSAVEDYVEAVKKLACNIAEMMAEGLGMTDTSVLSRLIRAVDSDLMFRINYYPPHDHQLNPNSIGFGEHSDPQFFTILRSNGVSGLQISLEDGVWIPVTSDPAACFVNVGDILQVMTNGRFKSLKHRAVNDPSESRMSFGYFSGPPLDAKITASPEFITPDKPSLYKPFTWAEFKKTAYSLRLKENRLKFYELSSKHE, from the exons ATGGTTCTGGCAACTCCTGCCATCGGCAAATCTgaaaaaattcaagaatttcaaattccGGTGATAGACTTTTCTGCCGAAAGATCAGAGGTTTGCAAACAGATAACAAAGGCTTGTGAAGAGTATGGATTTTTCAAGGTTATAAATCATGGTATTCCTGAGAATTGTATTAAGAAATTGGAAGATGAAGGCACTGAGTTTTTCGGAAAATCTGCGTTGGAAAAACAAGCCGCTGGACCTGCAAAGTATCCATGGGGCTATGGGAGCAAGAACATAGGGCTTAATGGAGATACCGGAGAGATTGAATATCTGTTGCTTAATGTTAATCCTGATTCTATCTCCCAGGTCTCGCAATTTGTTTCGAGTGCCACTGACCCCATGCAATTCAG CTCAGCAGTGGAAGACTATGTGGAAGCAGTGAAGAAACTGGCTTGTAATATAGCGGAAATGATGGCTGAAGGATTGGGAATGACAGACACCTCTGTGTTGAGCAGGCTAATCAGGGCCGTTGATAGCGACCTAATGTTCAGGATCAATTACTATCCACCTCATGATCATCAACTCAACCCCAACAGCATTGGATTTGGAGAGCATTCTGATCCTCAGTTCTTCACCATCTTGAGATCCAACGGCGTGTCCGGCCTCCAGATCTCCCTGGAGGATGGGGTGTGGATTCCTGTTACTTCTGATCCTGCTGCATGCTTTGTCAATGTGGGTGACATATTACAG GTTATGACAAATGGAAGGTTCAAGAGTCTGAAACACAGAGCTGTGAATGATCCAAGCGAATCAAGAATGTCATTTGGCTATTTCAGTGGGCCACCGCTTGATGCAAAGATCACTGCTTCACCGGAGTTCATCACACCCGACAAGCCATCTCTTTACAAACCTTTCACTTGGGCTGAATTCAAGAAGACTGCATACTCGCTGCGCCTAAAGGAGAATCGACTCAAGTTCTACGAATTGAGCTCGAAACATGAGTAA
- the LOC108197345 gene encoding protein AGENET DOMAIN (AGD)-CONTAINING P1 isoform X2: MSSPLAGAYFKRGDPVEVLRPNLLFSPATVLQPPGPTRRHHYFVQFQTPQNHNTTIINHNDDSDVSRREYVSVADVRPVPPVELNALFMIGEAVDGFFDDEGWRRGRIREILENSRYEIVFGEGNLVKEFDQWNVRRARVWDDGCWDPPIQLKHLEPCVHKSSEMIVRPSKLKVRVKHPRQTLEDKFPKGMLVEVKSDEKGFAGAWYTAKVIGPVGNDMFLVEYQTLKTEDKSGLVREQVSASCIRPCPSELEHTDCFKELEQVDAMIKEGWWVGHISRVLSDSVYLVYFASTEEEMLFERSELRSHQEWVDGNWVSANKTSATQRPKLQFKVKCNGKTSEPKFSRGTMVEVRSDEAGYHGSWYTAVITDILKNDKYMIEYQTLRTEDEAKLLKEKANISDVRPAPPKIQRVDRFKMLEEVDAWYNDGWWMGHISKILDGFKYLVYFWTTNEEIEFHHFKLRPRQEWIFGKWNFSLRKESKLPVNPTISKLKIPCGKGISPMDFDEWAKVEVKSSKDYYEGLWFPAIVVRKLKYGKYLVEFLTLATADAAELLREEADALMMRPCPPVNQRADQYKPLEEVDAWYRGGWSVGHVCKVFSGSKYTIYFRSTNEVLEFKHSYLRPHQDWMNGEWIKATRGRNFMSCQ, from the exons ATGTCTTCGCCCCTCGCCGGCGCGTACTTCAAACGCGGCGACCCCGTCGAAGTCCTCCGCCCTAACCTCCTCTTCTCCCCCGCCACCGTCCTCCAACCCCCGGGCCCCACCCGTCGCCACCACTACTTCGTCCAGTTCCAAACCCCCCAAAACCACAACACCACCATCATAAACCACAATGATGATAGTGACGTCAGCAGGAGGGAGTACGTGAGCGTTGCTGACGTCAGGCCGGTGCCGCCGGTGGAGCTCAACGCCTTGTTCATGATCGGAGAAGCCGTCGACGGCTTCTTCGACGACGAGGGATGGCGGAGGGGGAGAATTAGGGAAATACTGGAGAATTCTAGGTATGAAATTGTGTTTGGTGAGGGGAATTTAGTGAAAGAGTTTGATCAGTGGAATGTCAGGCGTGCTCGTGTTTGGGATGACGGTTGCTGGGATCCTCCTATTCAGCTGAAG CATTTGGAACCTTGTGTACATAAATCCTCTGAGATGATTGTAAGACCCAGCAAGTTGAAAGTCAGGGTAAAGCATCCCAGACAAACATTAGAAGATAAATTTCCCAAGGGAATGTTGGTAGAAGTGAAAAGTGATGAAAAAGGTTTTGCAGGTGCATGGTACACTGCTAAAGTTATAGGACCAGTAGGGAATGACATGTTCTTAGTTGAATATCAGACGCTGAAAACTGAAGATAAATCTGGTCTCGTTAGAGAACAAGTAAGTGCTTCATGCATACGGCCTTGCCCCTCTGAATTAGAACATACTGATTGTTTCAAGGAGCTGGAACAAGTTGATGCTATGATTAAAGAGGGATGGTGGGTGGGTCACATCTCTAGAGTTCTGAGCGACAGTGTATATCTAGTCTATTTTGCAAGTACTGAAGAGGAAATGTTGTTTGAACGTTCTGAGTTGAGGTCTCATCAAGAATGGGTTGATGGTAATTGGGTTTCAGCCAACAAG ACTTCAGCAACCCAGAGGCCAAAGTTACAATTCAAGGTGAAGTGCAATGGAAAAACATCAGAGCCAAAGTTCAGCAGAGGGACGATGGTGGAGGTAAGGAGTGATGAAGCAGGTTACCATGGTTCTTGGTATACTGCAGTTATTACTGATATATTAAAGAATGACAAGTACATGATAGAGTACCAGACTCTGAGAACAGAGGATGAAGCTAAACTCCTCAAAGAGAAGGCAAATATTTCTGATGTAAGGCCTGCTCCCCCTAAGATTCAACGTGTGGATCGTTTTAAAATGCTTGAAGAAGTTGATGCATGGTATAACGATGGGTGGTGGATGGGGCATATCTCTAAGATCCTTGATGGCTTCAAATATTTAGTCTATTTCTGGACCACAAATGAAGAAATAGAATTCCATCATTTCAAGTTGAGGCCTCGTCAAGAATGGATCTTCGGCAAATGGAACTTCTCACTCAGG AAGGAGTCTAAGTTGCCGGTAAACCCTACTATCTCAAAATTGAAGATTCCGTGTGGTAAAGGGATTTCACCAATGGATTTCGATGAGTGGGcaaaagtagaagtaaaaagTAGCAAAGATTATTATGAGGGTTTATGGTTTCCTGCTATTGTTGTGAGAAAGCTAAAGTATGGAAAGTATCTGGTAGAATTCTTGACACTGGCTACAGCTGATGCTGCCGAACTTCTCAGGGAAGAGGCAGATGCTTTGATGATGCGGCCGTGTCCTCCTGTTAACCAACGTGCTGACCAATACAAACCACTTGAAGAAGTTGATGCTTGGTACCGTGGTGGTTGGTCTGTTGGGCACGTCTGCAAAGTTTTTAGCGGCTCCAAGTACACTATATATTTTAGAAGTACAAATGAGGTACTGGAATTCAAACATTCCTATTTGAGGCCTCATCAGGATTGGATGAATGGGGAATGGATCAAAGCAACTAGG GGCCGGAATTTCATGAGCTGCCAGTGA
- the LOC108197345 gene encoding protein AGENET DOMAIN (AGD)-CONTAINING P1 isoform X1 — translation MSSPLAGAYFKRGDPVEVLRPNLLFSPATVLQPPGPTRRHHYFVQFQTPQNHNTTIINHNDDSDVSRREYVSVADVRPVPPVELNALFMIGEAVDGFFDDEGWRRGRIREILENSRYEIVFGEGNLVKEFDQWNVRRARVWDDGCWDPPIQLKHLEPCVHKSSEMIVRPSKLKVRVKHPRQTLEDKFPKGMLVEVKSDEKGFAGAWYTAKVIGPVGNDMFLVEYQTLKTEDKSGLVREQVSASCIRPCPSELEHTDCFKELEQVDAMIKEGWWVGHISRVLSDSVYLVYFASTEEEMLFERSELRSHQEWVDGNWVSANKQTSATQRPKLQFKVKCNGKTSEPKFSRGTMVEVRSDEAGYHGSWYTAVITDILKNDKYMIEYQTLRTEDEAKLLKEKANISDVRPAPPKIQRVDRFKMLEEVDAWYNDGWWMGHISKILDGFKYLVYFWTTNEEIEFHHFKLRPRQEWIFGKWNFSLRKESKLPVNPTISKLKIPCGKGISPMDFDEWAKVEVKSSKDYYEGLWFPAIVVRKLKYGKYLVEFLTLATADAAELLREEADALMMRPCPPVNQRADQYKPLEEVDAWYRGGWSVGHVCKVFSGSKYTIYFRSTNEVLEFKHSYLRPHQDWMNGEWIKATRGRNFMSCQ, via the exons ATGTCTTCGCCCCTCGCCGGCGCGTACTTCAAACGCGGCGACCCCGTCGAAGTCCTCCGCCCTAACCTCCTCTTCTCCCCCGCCACCGTCCTCCAACCCCCGGGCCCCACCCGTCGCCACCACTACTTCGTCCAGTTCCAAACCCCCCAAAACCACAACACCACCATCATAAACCACAATGATGATAGTGACGTCAGCAGGAGGGAGTACGTGAGCGTTGCTGACGTCAGGCCGGTGCCGCCGGTGGAGCTCAACGCCTTGTTCATGATCGGAGAAGCCGTCGACGGCTTCTTCGACGACGAGGGATGGCGGAGGGGGAGAATTAGGGAAATACTGGAGAATTCTAGGTATGAAATTGTGTTTGGTGAGGGGAATTTAGTGAAAGAGTTTGATCAGTGGAATGTCAGGCGTGCTCGTGTTTGGGATGACGGTTGCTGGGATCCTCCTATTCAGCTGAAG CATTTGGAACCTTGTGTACATAAATCCTCTGAGATGATTGTAAGACCCAGCAAGTTGAAAGTCAGGGTAAAGCATCCCAGACAAACATTAGAAGATAAATTTCCCAAGGGAATGTTGGTAGAAGTGAAAAGTGATGAAAAAGGTTTTGCAGGTGCATGGTACACTGCTAAAGTTATAGGACCAGTAGGGAATGACATGTTCTTAGTTGAATATCAGACGCTGAAAACTGAAGATAAATCTGGTCTCGTTAGAGAACAAGTAAGTGCTTCATGCATACGGCCTTGCCCCTCTGAATTAGAACATACTGATTGTTTCAAGGAGCTGGAACAAGTTGATGCTATGATTAAAGAGGGATGGTGGGTGGGTCACATCTCTAGAGTTCTGAGCGACAGTGTATATCTAGTCTATTTTGCAAGTACTGAAGAGGAAATGTTGTTTGAACGTTCTGAGTTGAGGTCTCATCAAGAATGGGTTGATGGTAATTGGGTTTCAGCCAACAAG CAGACTTCAGCAACCCAGAGGCCAAAGTTACAATTCAAGGTGAAGTGCAATGGAAAAACATCAGAGCCAAAGTTCAGCAGAGGGACGATGGTGGAGGTAAGGAGTGATGAAGCAGGTTACCATGGTTCTTGGTATACTGCAGTTATTACTGATATATTAAAGAATGACAAGTACATGATAGAGTACCAGACTCTGAGAACAGAGGATGAAGCTAAACTCCTCAAAGAGAAGGCAAATATTTCTGATGTAAGGCCTGCTCCCCCTAAGATTCAACGTGTGGATCGTTTTAAAATGCTTGAAGAAGTTGATGCATGGTATAACGATGGGTGGTGGATGGGGCATATCTCTAAGATCCTTGATGGCTTCAAATATTTAGTCTATTTCTGGACCACAAATGAAGAAATAGAATTCCATCATTTCAAGTTGAGGCCTCGTCAAGAATGGATCTTCGGCAAATGGAACTTCTCACTCAGG AAGGAGTCTAAGTTGCCGGTAAACCCTACTATCTCAAAATTGAAGATTCCGTGTGGTAAAGGGATTTCACCAATGGATTTCGATGAGTGGGcaaaagtagaagtaaaaagTAGCAAAGATTATTATGAGGGTTTATGGTTTCCTGCTATTGTTGTGAGAAAGCTAAAGTATGGAAAGTATCTGGTAGAATTCTTGACACTGGCTACAGCTGATGCTGCCGAACTTCTCAGGGAAGAGGCAGATGCTTTGATGATGCGGCCGTGTCCTCCTGTTAACCAACGTGCTGACCAATACAAACCACTTGAAGAAGTTGATGCTTGGTACCGTGGTGGTTGGTCTGTTGGGCACGTCTGCAAAGTTTTTAGCGGCTCCAAGTACACTATATATTTTAGAAGTACAAATGAGGTACTGGAATTCAAACATTCCTATTTGAGGCCTCATCAGGATTGGATGAATGGGGAATGGATCAAAGCAACTAGG GGCCGGAATTTCATGAGCTGCCAGTGA